Within the Pseudoxanthomonas sp. YR558 genome, the region TCGAGCGGACTCAGGCGACCATTCAGACCTATTCGATCCTGGATGCGATGCGGGCCAACCGCCAGCGTGCTATCGCCGGCGACTACAACATGACGCGCACCTGCACTGTACCGGCGACGGGTGCGACGCTGGCGCTGAAAGATATCCATGCGTGGTTCGCTGACATGCAAAACACGCATTCTATGGGCAACACTGCCTGCGCAAGCATCGTACAGAACGGCAATCAGTTCGTGGTAACGGTCGATTGGGATGACTCACGCGGTAGCAACAATACGGAAACCGCGCCTGCCGCCCTTCAGGATGGCATTGCGGCGCGGAACAGAGTCGTCACGGCGGTGCGCATATGAAAGCTAGGCATTCCTTCAGTAGCGCGCGCACGGCGCGTGGTGTCAGTCTGATCGAGTTGATGATCGCGCTGGTCCTGGGTCTTCTGGTGGTCGGCGCCGCCATCGGCATTTTCATGTCGAATCGCCAGGTGTTCCGTTCCGCCGACAACCTCAGCTTCGTGCAGGAAAACGGTAGAGTGGCCTTCGAGTTGCTGGCGCGCGAGCTGCGTCAGACCGCAAGTTCACCCTGTTCGGCCAAAGTGCCGATCGTCAACGTGCTCAACAACACTTCTGCCTGGGGTACGGCGTGGGGTGATGGGATTCGGGGATACGACGGGCAAGCCGCTCAAGCCTTGCCAACCGTCACAACCGGTACTGCAACGGGCAATCGGATCGCGGGCACCGATGCCGTTGAGTTGCGCTCTGGCGCCAGCGGCGACGTGACGGTGGTTGATCACAAACCAAATTCCGCGCAGTTCAAAGTCAATACCACCGCACATGGACTGGTGGATGGCGACATTGTCATGGTATGCGACTTCATCCAGGCCGCCATCTTCCAGATCACAAACGCGAGTTCGTCCAACGTGACGATCGTCCACAATAGCGGTACGGGCACGCCAGGCAACTGCAGCAAATCATTGAAGTATCCCATGCAGGTGCCATGCATCCCCAATCCGAGCACCTACTACACCTACGGACCCAACTCCGTGATCGCCAAGTTGAAGGCGACGGCTTGGTACGTCGGGGTGAGTAGCAGCGACCCGACGAGGCGCTCGCTTTATCAGGTGATGTTGACGAGTAGCGGTGCCTCACCTGCGTCTACAGTCCAAGAAGTCGCCGAAGGCGTACAGGACTTGCAACTGCAGTATCTGTCGGCAGGTGGCACCGACTACCAGGACGCCAACGCGGTAGCCAACTGGGCGCAGGTCACTGCGGTGCGCGTGGTCCTCACATTGCAGAGCAACGAGCGCGTTGATGGTGCGCCCGTCGTTCGCACCATTGCCAACACCGTTACGGTGAGGAATCGCAACT harbors:
- the pilV gene encoding type IV pilus modification protein PilV — protein: MEPLEIMSLRSAPPRSQRGAGLIEVLVAVLVMGIGLLGVAAMQATALRNNQSALERTQATIQTYSILDAMRANRQRAIAGDYNMTRTCTVPATGATLALKDIHAWFADMQNTHSMGNTACASIVQNGNQFVVTVDWDDSRGSNNTETAPAALQDGIAARNRVVTAVRI
- a CDS encoding PilW family protein — its product is MKARHSFSSARTARGVSLIELMIALVLGLLVVGAAIGIFMSNRQVFRSADNLSFVQENGRVAFELLARELRQTASSPCSAKVPIVNVLNNTSAWGTAWGDGIRGYDGQAAQALPTVTTGTATGNRIAGTDAVELRSGASGDVTVVDHKPNSAQFKVNTTAHGLVDGDIVMVCDFIQAAIFQITNASSSNVTIVHNSGTGTPGNCSKSLKYPMQVPCIPNPSTYYTYGPNSVIAKLKATAWYVGVSSSDPTRRSLYQVMLTSSGASPASTVQEVAEGVQDLQLQYLSAGGTDYQDANAVANWAQVTAVRVVLTLQSNERVDGAPVVRTIANTVTVRNRNS